Proteins from one Coffea arabica cultivar ET-39 chromosome 8c, Coffea Arabica ET-39 HiFi, whole genome shotgun sequence genomic window:
- the LOC140013419 gene encoding uncharacterized protein has translation MLLQQQYREKGFKKYSELIACLLLAEQNNELLLKNHESRPTGASPFPEANATQFQNSGRGRGRGRRGGRGGGRGRGRGRGRDRIKCVPRENFNRGKQQNVSQKRENNYDQKNGEKKVYEEKCYRCGMEGHWSRTCRTAEHLVDLYQASLKKKDKGVETNFIDQKNDYDDGDDADMTHLDVADFF, from the coding sequence ATGCTCCTGCAGCAGCAATATCGAGAGAAGgggtttaaaaaatattctgaacTTATTGCATGTCTTCTCTTGGCTGAACAAAACAATGAATTGTTGCTGAAAAATCATGAGTCCCGACCAACTGGTGCAAGTCCATTCCCTGAAGCGAATGCGACCCAATTTCAAAATTCtggtcgaggtcgtggacgtggccgtagAGGTGGCCGTGGAGGAGGCCGCGGACGTGGCCGTGGCCGTGGACGTGATCGTATTAAATGTGTGCCCCGTGAAAATTTTAACCGGGGCAAGCAACAAAATGTTTCCCAAAAGAGGGAAAATAACTACGAtcagaaaaatggagaaaagaaagtttatgaagaaaaatgctaCCGGTGTGGTATGGAAGGTCATTGGTCTCGTACCTGTCGTACGGCCGAACATCTTGTTGACCTCTATCAAGCatcattgaaaaagaaagacaaaggtGTTGAGACAAATTTCATTGATCAAAAGAATGACTATGATGATGGTGATGATGCTGACATGACACACCTCGATGTTGCTGATTTTTTTTAA